From a single Camelus bactrianus isolate YW-2024 breed Bactrian camel chromosome 11, ASM4877302v1, whole genome shotgun sequence genomic region:
- the LOC141579220 gene encoding putative zinc finger protein 487, producing the protein MSLESSKPGSPFVDVVLLVPPFVRHLLFMPLRLDFCSCLMFTRTCDKRLNSQVSCSADPGRCCELRRNLLLKGLVSFEDLSPTFTWEEWQDLDDTQRTLYRDVMLETCSSLVSLGHCITKPEVLIKLEQGAEPWTVKEPPD; encoded by the exons ATGAGCTTAGAGTCATCCAAG CCTGGGAGCCCCTTCGTGGACGTGGTGCTGCTGGTGCCTCCATTCGTGCGGCATCTGCTCTTCATGCCCTTGCGGCTCGACTTCTGCTCTTGCCTCATGTTCACAAGAACATGTG acaaaagactgAATTCCCAGGTTTCCTGTTCTGCTGACCCAGGCCGATGCTGTGAATTGAGGAGAAATTTGCTGTTAAAAGGGCTGGTGTCATTTGAGGATCTGTCTCCGACCTTCACCTGGGAGGAGTGGCAGGACTTGGATGATACTCAGAGGACCCTGTACAGGGATGTGATGCTGGAGACCTGCAGTAGCCTGGTGTCACTGG GGCACTGCATTACCAAACCTGAGGTGCTCATCAAGTTGGAGCAAGGAGCAGAGCCATGGACTGTAAAAGAGCCCCCAGACTAG